Genomic DNA from uncultured Erythrobacter sp.:
CCCGCGCTTGCTGCCATCGGCGACCATCGCGTTTCGGGCGACATCGGTTGCAACCGAACCGGGATAAATCACATGGACGCTTACGCCCGTCTGCGAGAGTTCCCCGCGCAACGCGTCGCCATAACCGGCAAGCCCGAACTTCACCGCGCTGTAGGCGGTGCGCATAGGAACGCCAACTTTGCCGGCGATTGAGGAAATGAAGGCGAGCGCTCCGGAGCCGCGCTCAACCATGTCTCCGATCAATCCCTGCGAGAACGCGATTTGAGCGGTGAGATCGATATCGATAATGTCGCGGTAGACCTGCATGTTGGTTTTGAGAGCACGGCTGCGCTGCGACACGCCGGCATTGGCAAAGGCAACATCGACGCCGCCCTTCCAAGCGATTGCCTTCGCCGTCGCATTGGCGAGCGCGGCATCGTCTCGCACATCGAAGGGCAGGATCAGCGTTTCGCCGCAATCCGAAGCAACTTCAGCCAGCCGCGCTTCATCACGGCCCGATAGCACCACATTTGCTCCGCGCGATGCCACATCGCGAGCCAGCGCGGCGCCAATTCCCGACGAAGCCCCGGTGATCCAAACCACCTTCCCCGTGTAATCCATGTTTCTCTCCCTTACCGTTCGGATAGCGGCGAGGATCGGTAGGGGCAATCAGCTTGCCAGATAGTCTTCGATCATCGCGGCGATGTTTTCTGGAAAGATCGCTTCGGGCCAATTGTGTAGCTCGGCGTGAGTGAACCAGCGGTGTTGTGTCATGACTTGTTGCTCAAGCTCGGTGTGGTTTGCCGTGTCGATCCGGGCCTCGTCAACGCGCACGATGTAGTAGCGCTCATCCGCCTGCACCGGTTCGCCTTCAACAGTGATGAACTCAGGCGTCGTTTGCGCGATTTGCGGGCCGGGATCGGCGGTAATGCCGGTTTCCTCAAACAACTCGCGCCGTGCGGCTTCGTCAAAATTCTCATGCGGTTCGCATTCGCCCCCGGCAGTCACCCAGAAAGGTGGTCGGTCAGCGACGTCAAAGCGGAACATCAATGCGCGATTGTCCGGATCGAGTACGATTATCCGCGCAGCGCGGCGCAGGCGTTTCTCGAATGGCGCGTCCATCAGGCCGCCGCAACACCCGCTTTGATCGCAACGGCATGCACCCGCTCACCGACAATATCGCCCAAAGCCGCGATCACTGCTCGCTGGCGCGCAAGGCGGTTCATGCTCGCAAATGCGTCTGCCTCGATGACGATGGTGAAGTGCGATTCGCCTGAGCCATCGTCGCCTGCATGTCCTGAATGCTGCGCGCTGTCATTGATGATCTCAAGCTTTGTCGGCGCAAAGGCTTCGGTCAGCAGCCCCTTCATTTCCTCGGCAATCGTTCCGCTCATCGTCTGTTTCCCATTTTGCATTCTTGGCATTTGGCGCTCCAGTCACCATTCTCAACCCTTTATGTCTTCTGCCAAACTCCACGGACGCCACGAAGGCGCGGATCGGACCTGTGAGCGCCCGGGTTGCCGCGAAGTCGGTGAATTCCGCGCGCCTGGCTATCGCCCGAGCGGATTCGATGGGCCGGGCGAATGGCGCTGGTTTTGCCTTGAACATGTGCGCGAATTCAACGCCGGGTATGACTGGTTCGAAGGAATGAGCGCGGAAGAAGTTATCGCTGCGCAGTCTCCCGTGTCCGGCTGGAAGACCGAAAGCGCGGCATTCTCTCCGCGCGCTGCCGTCGATGGAATGCCGCGTTGGGCCGATTTCGACGACCCGCTCGATGCGATCTCTGCGCGGGCAAACGGCATCAAGAGC
This window encodes:
- a CDS encoding SDR family NAD(P)-dependent oxidoreductase — translated: MDYTGKVVWITGASSGIGAALARDVASRGANVVLSGRDEARLAEVASDCGETLILPFDVRDDAALANATAKAIAWKGGVDVAFANAGVSQRSRALKTNMQVYRDIIDIDLTAQIAFSQGLIGDMVERGSGALAFISSIAGKVGVPMRTAYSAVKFGLAGYGDALRGELSQTGVSVHVIYPGSVATDVARNAMVADGSKRGRSDKVIDEGIPAPDAAKAILDGMANGEREIIVAQGMEAGMGEMRRTPDALFDQVAQMVANGYMERMEEAG
- a CDS encoding NUDIX domain-containing protein, with protein sequence MDAPFEKRLRRAARIIVLDPDNRALMFRFDVADRPPFWVTAGGECEPHENFDEAARRELFEETGITADPGPQIAQTTPEFITVEGEPVQADERYYIVRVDEARIDTANHTELEQQVMTQHRWFTHAELHNWPEAIFPENIAAMIEDYLAS
- a CDS encoding BolA family transcriptional regulator, coding for MSGTIAEEMKGLLTEAFAPTKLEIINDSAQHSGHAGDDGSGESHFTIVIEADAFASMNRLARQRAVIAALGDIVGERVHAVAIKAGVAAA
- a CDS encoding DnaJ domain-containing protein gives rise to the protein MSSAKLHGRHEGADRTCERPGCREVGEFRAPGYRPSGFDGPGEWRWFCLEHVREFNAGYDWFEGMSAEEVIAAQSPVSGWKTESAAFSPRAAVDGMPRWADFDDPLDAISARANGIKSKAQREAAMAMDGRFSKDEAQALETMGLGSNTDRRRLRRRYSELVRRYHPDRNGGDRQFEARLGKVVEAYQLLRKSTAIA